A window of Daucus carota subsp. sativus chromosome 2, DH1 v3.0, whole genome shotgun sequence genomic DNA:
GCTACATAAGACGCAGTATCCTTAAGCATTCTGAAGCAGCTTATTTCATTTTCTGTGGTTGTTTTCCAGTTTTCCTAATATTAAGCAAATATTTACAACTTTTTGCTTATATTTCTATTGGTTTTGCTTACATGGAATAGTTTTGGTTTCTCCTTACCATTTTCGAGATCATCTGctaatataatcaatttttatttaagttcTGATGCTTATTTGGtgctcttttttctttttttcacttTATGATATTAAGACAGCTCTTGTAAACAATTTCATTTTTGCTCTCACAGCCCACCATCATGTACACATGTATTATATCGTTTCTTTGTTTTATTAACAAGTTACTAGATATATATCGcacgaaaaaaattaaaaaacgcCAGGAGGACGACGGCATATTCTGTTCCTGCAATACAGCAGTTGGGTCGTTGGGTGTGTGTGGTAGAGACTGTCATTGTGGGTAAGACTGACTCTCTCCCTCATGCTTAGTTAATAAGCCTTCAGGCAAAAATCATTATCACTGTGTATACCAGTGCACTGACAGTGAaacttgttttattttaaatcttgaATAAGATTCTGTACAGCATATTTTAGTGTCAGAACAAATTTATGTACTCCGTACTAGATTGATTCTGAAGCAGTCATCAGACCATGCCATTCCATCCTACTTAAGATGCCTAAACTACCACTGTCTTCGTGTTACAATATGGCCTAGAGTAATATGATAGTGTATTGTGAAAATTCGTTTTAATCTTAAGTTAGCATGCTACTTGACAGTATATGTTAATGATCACTTACATTTTCTAGGGAGCTTGACACGCTACTCTTCTAGCTGGTTTCAGTAGTGTTATGAGCATTATATATCTCTGTCAATTTGGCACATGAGGGAGCCAAAGGCCAAACATAAGTCAAATAATGGTTTCTTTTTGTAGGATGCTACTTTCTAGCTGCTCTTCAGGATGTAAGTGTGGGAGTGCATGCATTAATAAACCATTTCACGAAAGACCTGTGAAGAAGATGAAAATTGTGCAGGTAATGAACTGGATAATGGATCTCAAAACAAGAATACAAAATAGCAAAAGCATATAAATAGTGGAAAGAGTGATTCCTCAACACCACCTATCCTCCCCCTTCTATCCACCCCAGCCGCTTGTGTACTTTGTGTTATATGTTTGGGATGTATTTCGTCTTAACTTGACGAACTTAAACATTTCAAGGTAGGTCCATTCATTCTCTACAACACTTTGTAATGTGGTCTGACCAGATTTTCATGTTTATATCACATAGCATTACATCAGTCATCTTTAGTAGTCCTCTGGTGGTGTCTTACATCCACAGTGATAGGCAGAAACACAGACATCCTTCCAGGATCACCTTCTAGGGGTGTGCTTCATTTGAAAGCTATATTCCAAAGTATATTAGTGGAACTGATTTGTAATCCTTTCCAAGTATCAACTTTGAAATACTTCTTCTATTGTTTCACAGGACTTGGAATATAcctataattcttatttttgtatTCCTCTCAGACAGAAAAGTGTGGATCAGGAATCGAAGCTGATGAAGATATTAAACATGGAGAGTTTATTATAGAGTACGTGGGAGAAGGTAAAATCTTGAACTACTGTTTAGTGTATTTCTTCGGTTCCTTGTTTGATACAGAAGAGGATATGAAAAATTCTTCCTCTTCTACCAATGCAGTTATAGATGACAAAACATGCGAGGAAAGGCTTTGGAAAATGAAAGACCGTGGTGAATCAAATTTCTACTTGTGTGAAATTAATCGAGATATGGTGATTGATGCTACCTACAAGGGAAATAAGTCGAGATACATAAATCATAGTTGCTCTCCAAATACTGAAATGCAGAAATGGTTATATGCTCATCTTTTTGCTGAAATTCTAATTGCAATGGTCATCGTTCAATACTTATGAAACTCTCTCTTTAGGATGATTGACGGTGAAACAAGGATTGGTATTTTTGCAACTCGAGACATTAAGAAGGGCGAGCATCTGACATATGATTATCAGTATAAGCCATCCCTTTACTTTCAGTGTTACACATACAATTAAATTCATTTGTTTTTGCTTATTCCTCAGGCTGTTTAAGTTCTCTAAGTAGTTTAGTCTAGCCTTCAGAAGCGAGGCATGAGATCTTACATGACAGCTCAAGTAGCATTTACTTCCTTGCAATTTTGTATGATTCGACCAGTCTAACATGTTTAGCAGGTTTGTTCAATTTGGTGCAGATCAAGATTGTCACTGCAAGGCTGCTGGCTGCAGGCAAAAGCTAGGGGTTAAAGCTAACAAGCCAAAGATTCCTTCCTCTGATGCTACATTAAAAGTTGTTGCTAGTCAGGTGACAATAACTCCTCCCAGACTGAAATCAATTTTACAAAGAAAGGATCTAAGCATGGTTAACTTAATATGTACAAGTTGAACCATAGTTAACTTTCTGTTATAACCTTTTCTATGCATCCAGATAATTTTTGACAAAGTCACAGTTAACGACTGTTGCAAAATATTTTGTTCAACTGTTAAGTTCCTTTACCACTGTGTAtatgttataaaaaattaacgaGGCAATGACAAAGTATACAAGAAACATCTCATTGAATTCTTTCTACACTTTGTAGTTTATATTGTTTATTATGAACCGTTAGGCGTGTTTATGTTCCTCTCTTAAATTTACACTCCAGGAACTGGAAACTGGATCAGATTTTCTTGACCTGATcttggatattttttttaaaatttattcattCACATGCATTGTGATTCTATCTACATTGTGCCTTTGTTCTCGTTGCAAACATATATGCAAATGCAATGAATTTCAATAGTCCTGCAAAGGTGTTgacatttcaaagaagaaaagagaaaaacaGGGGAAAGATAACATGAGAAGAAATATAGAAATGAAATATAAAGAAACTTAACAGAGGGGATTGACCAAGTCTGACTGGAGGATAGAAAGGAATGTACACAGGACTGGGGGTATAAATAGAATGCGATAGGGGTTTACTATTGTTATGAAAGATATCAATTGATATCTATCTTGAGGT
This region includes:
- the LOC108205677 gene encoding histone-lysine N-methyltransferase ASHH3, with amino-acid sequence MPGMKKKSKHEGFGDIFDKLLENIPAPVDFELPDWLKKSKPMHFSYIRRNIYRTKKIKKRQEDDGIFCSCNTAVGSLGVCGRDCHCGMLLSSCSSGCKCGSACINKPFHERPVKKMKIVQTEKCGSGIEADEDIKHGEFIIEYVGEVIDDKTCEERLWKMKDRGESNFYLCEINRDMVIDATYKGNKSRYINHSCSPNTEMQKWMIDGETRIGIFATRDIKKGEHLTYDYQFVQFGADQDCHCKAAGCRQKLGVKANKPKIPSSDATLKVVASQVYQNGVSHAGLRCSDNQKRCSHNCIGEIVKITRGVDTWTFGVVKRFDSITRKHMIMYEDGTTEYLDMSKEDWEICNF